The Papaver somniferum cultivar HN1 chromosome 6, ASM357369v1, whole genome shotgun sequence genome segment TTTTCCATTCATTAAAAGCTCATAAGAAGCTAGAAACAATTCTCCAGTTTCAGTTTGAGTGTCTCCTTTGGTTGTGGCATTCATCCAGAGCTTCATATAAACTAATAAGAAGAAACTGCAGCCTTCATGAATGAAATGACAACCATGGAAGTGGAGAGGTTCATAGGTTCTATTCTTTATGTGGATGTAAAAATATTGTAGACACTACAGTACAGACTGTCATCAAGTGGGAAGAGGACCATTATGTGTCAGAAAGAAGACTTTCTTGAAATAGATAAATTATTAACGGTGGTTGCACATGCACATCATTACTTAAGCTAATCATATAATAGTTGGCATGTTAGAAATGCCGGATTTGACAATAGGAATAACAAGTTGTCATGGAACCATCCTGATTAATCTGCTAGCTAGTTATACATTGAGTGCTAGCTAGTTGTACATTGATACAATCTTGAAGTAATCTGACTCGAATTATTTTAATCGTCGTGATTGAAAAGGATAATAttcttttaataaataaaattactaTTCCATGTCGGAAATATATACAAATCAATGAATAATAAATCATCATGTTCGTCGCCATCTAGAGCAACTCTGTATGTTTCGGAGTGTATGTTAAAGACTCCCAACACACCTGATTTTCATCTCACAAAGTTTCCCCAAGGCGTGTGTCTAACTTCCACCATGTCTGCTGCTAAAGAATTGTTAGGGAATGATCATGATCATAATCACAATCGATCTCACCAGGAAATGATGATAGGTTTACTCAAAATACTGGTCGATTTACAAGTAAAACAAGCGGAGTCACAAGCAACACAAGCGGAGTCTCATGCAACTACTCTACATCAAGTTGCAACTACTCAGCATCAAGTTGCAACCACTCAGCATCAAATGATGGAGATATTAACAAGTAGCACAACTGACGAGGGAAAACACAAAGTTGCCCAAAATCCTTCACTATCATCGCGTCTGAATCAGCCAGGTGTGTAACGACCTATTGTGCATTTAGAAATTGAACATTTTTCCTTATTCGCGCACTATCTCACAAGATTTGCGCCAATAAAGCTCAAACCACAAATAATGAAAGTTAGTATTTTTGTGACatattttttttacaaaactctacattcctatacaaaaaaaaaaaaagatagatggATATTAAATCTGACTGACGAGTTTTAAGGTTTTATCCTATTGTGACAACTGACAAGCATTGATTGTTCTTTACAGTGCCTCGTTTCAAACGAATATACAATCAATTATACAATGAAAAAATGATGCATAGACAAGCTTATGAGTTGGTTGAATGTATGCTTTCACAACTCCATAAAAAAATGAATAGGCAAAAAGTAAGTGCTTTTTTTGAGACATCTAACGTCATCAAGACGGCTACAAAGCAAGGAACCATAGAACTTGTAGAGCAATGTATTAAAACCTTTCCATACCTGATGAAGTGTGATATCGATACGGTGGGGCAAACGATGCTGCAACTAGCTATAGCTAAACGAAATGAAATGATCGTGGATCTCATATGTGAAGCAAGTGAAGATGGAATTAGTGATCTAGTTGATACGAATGATATAGAGGGAAACACTGTCCTGCATTACACTGCCAAGTTAGCACCCTCTGATCATCTTAATACGATCTCTGGAGCATATCTTCAGATGCAACGAGAACTGCAGTGGTTTAAGGTATGGGTGTATCTATCTGCGCGCTGTCTACTTAAGGTTAATAAAGTTCTGCATTCTATGCCTGACCGTCTTTGTGCACATTTTCTTCAAATCTGAAACCTATATATATCCGTCCCATTTATGATATCAAATGCACCTTTGATTTTGTATATTTCATTTACATCTTCTATTTTGCGCTGTGACTCTTTTGTGATCTTCATAGTCATTTCACTTTGTTCAGGGGGTTGAAAATATGATGCTTGAGAAAAATAAGCTCAAGAGAAATGCGAAAGGGGATACAGCTCACCATATATTTATGGAGGAACACAAAGAGTTAATGGAAAAAGGAGAAAAACTGTTGAAGGATACATCTGGATCGTGCATGGTAGTAGCAGCCCTTATTGCTACAGTAGCATTTGCAGCTGCTTTTACTGCACCTGGTGGTAACGTCAGTGATAGTAACAGCACAAAGAATGGCACCCCAGTTTTCTTAGATAAGACTTCATTTACACTTTTTGCAGTAGCAGGTGCCACAGCGTTATTCTCTTCTGTCACATCAGTACTCATGTTTTTGGCCATATATACTTCCCGGTACGCGGAAGTTGATTTCTTGAAGTCCTTGCCACGAAAGTTGATAGTGGGACTTGTAACTCTCTTCATATCTATGGCGACCATATTGGTTGCATTTGGTGCGTCATTGTATATTGTGCTTGGAGAAAGGTTCTCATGGGCTGCGATTCCTATAGCGTTGTTCAGTTGTGTTCCTTTGACATTATTTGCATCATTGCAGTTACCACTGTTTTTTGAAATGGTTCGTTCCACGTACTGGAGTAGTCCGCTTCAAAAACATAGGTATATCCCCAGCCAACAGTTCAATACAAAGAAAGATAGCTGAAATTAGATTAGCAAAAAAGTAGTCGGGATACTGTTGGTATATTGAGTTTGGATTTCTCAACTGCCAACAGCCAATATTTTTTGAGATGTCCTGTATTTTGTCAGCTGGCTGTTAATCTGGAGGTGCAACAGTAGTACATATGTAAAATCATTTTTATGTGCGTTTATATGTCTAAATTTTCAGTTAAATCTTGCTTCTGGACTGATTAATTTCTCTATAAAATTGATCACACTGGCTAAGCGCCACCAGTATTTATATGTTGTAAGATTGGAGATTATTTGTGAATCGATGAACTAACATTTCGAGAAAATAAGATGATCTACGAGCATTTCTTACTTGGTTGGAAGTTCCaacttagccatatgagcaatgaAGCAAAACTGACTTATCTGGAACACTTCAACGCGTTGTTTTTGTAACTTAAGGAATATGGAACATTCAGCACCAGtggtctagtggtagaatagtaccctgccacggtacagacccgggttcgattcccggctggtgcattctttcttttttttttatcattttgatTATATGAGGTTCAAATTTTATTCCTCTGGACGGTGTCAAACGGTCAATTGATAACACGTACATCAAGGGAAGCTCCTGTGTTGCAGTTGCTCCTGAAGGTTGAAAACAGATAACTTGGAAGGTAAGCCCAGTAGAAGCCATCACATCACAGTAGTTTGCTTTTTCAGATAAAGTGACTCGCTTAATGACCCAAAAGTTGAAGGGTGGATATTCCAGTGGTAGCTTCTGGTCTGTTTCCTACGAAGAATCGGTAAACTGCTTACAAATAGAGAAATTAGATCAattgcccaaatatttttaaaacatgattccaatggacgagtaaaattagtatgggtgaaatagacatcaaaaaaatagcaagaatgaatctgaattcatcctggcttaaatttaaaaaatagcgaggatgatactggatgcatcctgatgtaaaataaaaataagaaaaaatatttgaaaattggtaggatgaaactgtttacatcctgactatttttacattctcgtccatttaaacagtatcaaattttacatgtctttttcacccagaaattatcgttattgggttaatcgaccaattttgtgttacaaATAAGAATGCATctttaaaatattgtatcctctCACAGCTTCATTAGAACATACATATGTGAACGAGTTTATCCAAAATCTACCTTGACTACTCAAGTTGTCTCAAGTGAACGAGTTTATCCAAAATCTACCTTGACTACTCAAGTTGTCTCAAGTTTTACGATCGAGCATGCTACACAGAAGTTCAAAGTTGGCATTTTCCTTTAAGTTTTAGGGTCAAGTTCAACAGAGAACAAGTTGGAGACGCGCCAAAACCAAACAATTCAAGTTACACcgagccaatttatattgacaacgATTCATTGATTGTAATCAAAAATCATTTGGGGTTAAACATTGGAATCCAATTCCTGGTAGTGATACTAAATTGAGAAATctagaatattttttttgatcGTTCAAAAGAATAGATTAAAAAGCACACAAGCTGCGTGCGGGCAGATACACAGACAAAGAGCGAAAAACCCACAAACAAAAAGCAAAGCTAAACAAAAGGAAATTCTAAGAATTCAAAGAGTGTTAACAAAAGAAGACACATCTtgcaaaacctaaaaaaacaaagaGCAACTTGCAAACTACAATGTGGATCACTGCCTAAAAACAGTTATCCCTTGCCAACATATTCTATTATCAAATCATCGTGGTTTTTTGCGAGATCGCTGAACATTTCTTCACGGTTGGCCTTCACAGGTGGAAACTCTAAGCCCCATAAAGATCCATAATCCACGAGCTTATCTGCCGAGACGTTAGGAGCTTTAGATTTAGGaagctttttcttttttgaacttgtacCTTTGGATATCATACTCAATTTCATACCAACTCCGATAACTAGCTTGGACAATAACTGCTTTGCAGAGCTTACCTTTGAATCTTTCAAAACTAACGTagaattatatttcatagcaattggatcTTTCATTGGTGCATTCTTGTTATCATTATGATTTATCTGCAATGCGGTCAGTCTATTATTCAATttgcaagaaggagataagaccaGCTCTTAGTTTGTGAAATGTTACTTAATTAAGTAATATTTGATAGGGTCATGAGATCAATATTTGATAGGGTCATGAAGATTTGAGGCCGAATTTTGTGGTAGAGCATGGGCGCCCGAcaagagaatatagacttgccACTGACAGACTCCACAATCGGGAAATCTATGCACAACTAAGACAAGATTGAACTAAGTACCTTTGGGCTTTAAAAGGAGCAAGAGACGATGCGCGGGGGCGAGGAAGAAGGAGAGGGAGAGGCAGATAGATGTTATTTTCAATTTAGTATTGTTGTTTAtttcaattaatatgttttttaatttaaagttgtttgtttAAACGACGAcactaaaaattaaaattaaggcaattatattaaaagtaatcTTAAATAAACGATTACAattaaattaaactaaactaaactgAATAAAATTAAACGACTACATTGAATTAAATTAAACTTAATTAAACAAGAATTAAAATCAGTTAGCAAGACTGTATTCATCTTCGTTTTCTTCCgaggcatcatcttcgtcttcttccacatTCACATACAAGCCAGTTTGTTGAGGGGGGGACTTGTTCATTGACTTATTATTTCTCGGCCTGGGCTTGTTGTTGTTCGACCGCATCCATTTGCTTAGTCCATCCAGCATATTTTCGTCCATTCATTAGTCCACTGTTCAAGGAGAGTAACTTGGAAATCTTACTATCCATGTAGTATTATTCTCACGAAAGACGACATTTATGTTGATTATTTAAAGCAATGCCACAGTCTCTGACTCTATCTGCTTTTATCTGCATCTCGAATTCCTTGTGATCAGCATAGTTGAACTCACTTGAACCTCCTTCTGCTGCTCGTTGGGATGTGTCTCTCGCTGCTTTAGAAGCTTTCTGACCagctcctcttcttctcttgacgTTGGTGTTAACGTCTGTATtagtgttgtgttgttcctgactaCTTGGAGTTCCATCAGGTGAGGAAGAAGGTcctccattctgaaaatcctacgtgattggaccatgtggtgatcttgcAGGCACTTGATGACCTTCTAGCAAGTATGGATTAAACATGTTAAGCACCCACAAAATGGTGAAACAAGCTTCATGTTGGAAGCTCGTtttgtgggatctttgccactcttcccgacatcttcgttcaCATCCGGTTCGCCTTCACCACTTCTTCTATTGTGCCACATTTGAGTGATCAAATCTACATATTCACTAACGGCTGCTGAAATTGCGtgaaaacgatgagacaacccATCGCCATCATGTCTATTGGGGTTACCTGTTTCTTCACCAAATTTTTGTAATATCTTATCataaaaacttttttttcttgataaataccattGATTTCATACTGTGTATATAAAACATAACTTCTGCAAAGtgactcgtcttcatccatcgtatacttgacATCACGAATTCTTGCGGTTCtttgttgtgtttcttgttgtgattgttgttgtgtttgttgtggtgtttgttgtggTATTTGTTGTTGTGATCGCTGTTGTGAACGTTGTTGTAATCATTGTTGTGAGGATGCTATATTTGTTAATAATGAATTTTGtagatgaaaaagcggggtctaacaccaccacccaatatttcgcttagcaatctgtatggacaaactcgaatatacttttaagagaatcaacaagactcaatcaattaaaagtatatcaacgagtttatatctctcttcttgatttgatttactcaagcaagaactgcgggttctaatcaaatacaaggaataacttggatggtaccaaagaccaatatccaaagatcaatcaatgacaatcgacaaccaaaggttggattactctaattgatgatctaacgcacaacctgtattatttcaattataaaaataaaacaatataatgcggaaactgaaataacacagacaccagaaattttgttaacgaggaaaccgcaaatgcagaaaaaatccgggacctagtccagattgaacacacactgtattaagccgctacagacactagcctactccaagctaacttcgtactagaatgtagttgaaccccaatcagtctcccactgatccaaggtacagttgtactccctacgcctctgatcccagcaggatactgcgcacttgattcctttagctgatctcacccacaactaagagttgctacgacccaaaatcgcaggctttgacaataaacaaatctgtctcacacagacaagtctatcaaaggatcaatctgtctcccacagaaaaaccttaaagtttttgttccgtcttttgataataatcaaggtgaacaggaaccaattgataatctggtcttatattcccgaagaacaacctagataaatcaatcccctcacaacaatcttaatcatgtggtagcgaaacaagatgttgcggaatcacaaacaatgcg includes the following:
- the LOC113290522 gene encoding ankyrin repeat-containing protein NPR4-like, which gives rise to MSAAKELLGNDHDHNHNRSHQEMMIGLLKILVDLQVKQAESQATQAESHATTLHQVATTQHQVATTQHQMMEILTSSTTDEGKHKVAQNPSLSSRLNQPVPRFKRIYNQLYNEKMMHRQAYELVECMLSQLHKKMNRQKCDIDTVGQTMLQLAIAKRNEMIVDLICEASEDGISDLVDTNDIEGNTVLHYTAKLAPSDHLNTISGAYLQMQRELQWFKGVENMMLEKNKLKRNAKGDTAHHIFMEEHKELMEKGEKLLKDTSGSCMVVAALIATVAFAAAFTAPGGNVSDSNSTKNGTPVFLDKTSFTLFAVAGATALFSSVTSVLMFLAIYTSRYAEVDFLKSLPRKLIVGLVTLFISMATILVAFGASLYIVLGERFSWAAIPIALFSCVPLTLFASLQLPLFFEMVRSTYWSSPLQKHRYIPSQQFNTKKDS